CTTCTTAGTGACGTTTGGCAACTGTTTGAAACGCGCAGGAATCATATCTCGAATGCAAACCAACTGGGCATGTGGAGGACTGCCCCTCCCCATTCTTACCTCTTCCCGAGCGTCCCTGAAGGATGAATTTAAAGGTCCTCCTCTCCTGGGGAGGCAGGACTTGGTGGTGTCTTCCTGCTGCCCAAAGAGCTCCTCGATCGTCCTGGCATCGATCTGGTAGTGATGCTGCTGCCTGGCGGCCAAGGTCCAGATGTTGGTCTTGCCACGAACTTGCTCCTCTGGAATGGTTTTCCAAAAAAAGCTTCTCATCCTCTTCTTACCCAGGGAACTGTAGCCATTCATGTGAGAAGTGGGGGGTGGtcctggagggggaggggggccAGGGGGGCCTCCAGGGAGCGGAGGCGGTGGGGGAGGAGGCGGCGAGGGGGAAAGTCCTTCCCCTGAGTACAGACATGGTGGAGGCggagggggtggaggaggaggcggaggagaTGCTGGGGGTGACTCCTGCCCAATCATGAATCCAGCTGCCGGGGCGAtattcccattttctttatcactGGCCAGGGAGACACAATTCATAACATGCATAGTACTGTTGCCTTCTAAGGAGATAATTCCTTGACCTTGGAGAAGCAGACACAAACATCAACCTTGTGTCATGCTTTTTTGCCAGCAAGTTGGCGGCCAGGAAAAGAGGCAAGTGTGCGGCGTGTCATCTTCCAAACCTGCCAAGATAAAGCAAGTTTAAAAGCTGCGCTGGCAAACGCTTTCATAccagttcccccccccccccccccccccccccgcagaggCCAGAACCAGTCCTCCTACATGGGTGGGCATTCACGTCAAGGAAGATATCCCAAGGGGCGTTAAGAGGAACTAATACTTCTCTGAGTGTGAACCAAATTTTACCAGGAAACACTGCCAAAGTAGCATCAGTTAAGTCCAATTTGGAAACCTTCCATTAATCAATACAGCGTATGTGTATTGAGAGCCTCCCATAGGTTCAGCAAGTACTGCTCGCTCTGTGAATCACTACTTGTTCACCAACTAGTTCATTCTCTTTTGGGCAATGGATACCCAACCCCTAGGGAAACTGCCCAAATTGCTGAAGCATTAGGTGTGCAGTGACCCTGCCTTTTTCTAGTCTGGACCTGTCTCCTACCAATCAGTGGGCCAAAAGGCATCTTCCACCTTGAACACAACAGGTGGGGCAGTTGGAGATGATGAAATAATGGCCTAGCTCCTTTCCCCGGAGTCAGGGTCACTATGTTCCTGCTCCACTGGGTGATGTGGCCTTCCCTCAGCTAGAGAAAAGAAGGCCAGGCGTGAGCATTGCACATTCTGGGTCTAAAGCAAGCCTGACTGCTTACATTACCAGACAGGTCCCTCCACCTGGCCAGAGTTCAGTGCTCTCGTTTGTGAAATCAGGGGGATATGTCAAATGACCTCTAGCATCCCCTTCAATGCTGTCATCTTGCATTTGTTAAGCCACTCTGTGGAAACCATTAGAACATGTCATCTACCTGTTCTGCTTCATGATACTAGCAAAGAAGAGATACACACAAGGGCATGCTGTCCAAATCACATCTGCCAAATGTGTGTCCCTTATCCACATAACTCACTCTGCTGGGTCCTTATGGACCTTTAAATGTTTGCTCTGGGGTTGCTATTGACCTGAAACTGGGTCAAAACAACTACGGTTCTTCTGATACAAGGATGCGCGTGATGGAGTGGGGGGTGGGTGAAGGGAATAAGTGCCAGGTGTCAAGAGAGCACCCCAACGATGGGAAGTGTGAGAAAAGGACTACCTCCTCCAGATCATAAAGGGCCAAACTTACACACAGGGCTCCTGGCTGCAATTATCCTTTTATAGCATCAGTTGTCGGAGCCCAGACTTGATGAACACAAGTTAGTCAAACAATGCTGGATTACCCGGGGGGAAACTGTGTGATAACACTAATCAAACATTACGAGATGTTTTACGTACAGCCACATATATGTCAGCTAGGATTGGCTTGGAAGTGAGAGAGGAGACTCTAGAACCCAGGTCTGCTACTTCCTGCATACTCAACCCGAGCAGAGATAGGTTACTTAACCtacattttagcatttttatctACAAAATGAGGATGTACCTGTTTCACTGGCTTGTATAAGAAATGAGTTACTACACGCACAGTTCTTACCAAGATGCCTGGCACACAGCCagctattattaaaaacaatcaCAAGCTGcccatatgtatatatgattttcctttattttcacaGGCATTCCATTGGCTTTGAAATATGTTTGGGGTTTACAGATAAAATGCCAAGTTATCTCTGGctgctaaaaaatatatttttaatatccccATTTTTGTCTATCAAAGTTTGTGGTTTatgagatttgttctttttcaatacTTAGTGATTGCATATTAAATTACTTCTTCATTacaagaacaaatatttttatgaaacatttgAATATCTAaggatgctgggaattgaactcaggtgtgctGAGTATGGGCTCTATCACAAGCTACCCCCAAGGCCCCTGAAAatttaagttttgaaaatttcttaTAATGTAAGTAGGAAATGTCATTTCCAACTATTCATAGGATACTCTAAAAGAAgctattttagtcatttttaataaaatttggtggcattaagtacattcacagtATAATGCAGCTATCCGCCCTGGATAACTTCTAAATAAGAAAAGTATGTATCCAAGTTGACTTACAGTTCACTTGAGATGCAACTGGCTTTTAGAAGGAGTTTTCATAATTATCATTAGTAGCATAACTAGGCTGTTTTCATAGCTGGCATCCCTAAAGCAATGACTCATTGTCAATTACAGTTTATAGTTATATTTGAACTCTTCTTTTTTCAAGACTGTACAGGTAATTTTGGCAGTTTATccttatgcattttaaaatacttctgtacataaaatatttcatgtatagAAAAACTGCAAATCCTCCAGTTCACCTCCAATTCCAGATATgctgacatatttatatattatccCTCTAAGAATGGTAATAGCTATGGAGCaattcagtagtagagtgcttgcctagcaccctTCAGGCCCTAGGTTCCAGCCCCAGGTGACAAGTtaaaaaagtctccaacctaGAAAGTAATAAGTCATTCAGTGCTGAACACATATGTCATTAACCCCCCCCATGCAAATGTAGAAATACTGATAGTGAGAAAGACTATACACTCAAAGTTTGTACAACATCACTTTTAACACCAAAGCACAAAAAGGTGCACATCTTTTGAGTATTGTGTTTTGCGCAGAGGAAGTaccgaattaaaaaaaaaaaaaatgttgttagcTAAGAGTTGTCACGCTTCAAACTACTGCCCCATCTCTGGaaagaatgctgtttttaaaagttaaaagaagatGTATCACATTGTTTCTAATAAGTTGCCTGGTTAATTTTTTCCCAGAGTAACACACAAGGGTCCTAGCCCCCCAACAGCTTCTCAGGAATCAGTTCACCAGTAATGATCAGCTCTGATGCTAAAGCTTTTGATGCTAATGCTTTTACTACCCATTAACTTCAATAATGCTTTCCCCTCAGGCAGTATTTCCAATGTCAAAGAGGTGGTAGGCAAAGAGAGTGCAGACAGAATTCTAACTCTTTTTGCAGTCACATGAGTTAGGAGAAAGGATACACAAAGAACAATACAGATGCAGTGTACACTCTCAGGTACACCTGGAAAACGCAGGTGAAGCCACAGCCCTGACAGATGACGCTCACCACCTGTTTCTCACATCTTGCAACTGCCAGTAGGGACAATGGGATTAGACCTGGTTGTGTCTGGGACATGCCAAGTATCCCATCAATCTCCCTAGGATAGGCAGAGACAGGCTAGCATTTAACATCTCACCTACAGTATGGGGACCTCAGCAGCAGGGAGGATGGTTGCTGATGCTGACAAAGAGACTGCCCTGAGTCAAATGCAGAGCTGTCATGATTAGGCTCTGAAGCTGATAAGTTGCTTTCAAGTCCTATAGAGTGCTAACCATGACCCAGCAGAGGTGGGCTTAAGTGATGGATGATGCTCCAGGGGTGGAGGGCTGTAGTTCAGCGGAGCATCttttaaccatgtaaaatttCAATAAGGCAATACTATAATCATGCATTTAACCATAAGCATTTAATCAGCACGCAAAGGCTTAGAATGAGAATGTTGCCAGGGGTCTTCAGAGAAGCTCTCCGTGGCCTCATAACCGCTCTTTAGCACAAGCCTGCACTGCTCTGTCCTATGCTTAAGAAACATCCTGAGGTTCCATTCTTTTGAAGGGAGTGAGCAGGACAGAAGAAAGTAGAGTATGGAGGCTTCCTCTCACTGTGCCTTTCCTGAAAGAGGGTCAGGCCAGCACTGTTGTTCAGCTTGACACTCACCCCCTTGGCCAACAATAATCAAAAGGAAAACCAGTGCCAGAAAAATCTTTCTCCTCCACTCCTGTGTCACAGATGATGTGGGGGCAGGAAGGACTGGCCCACATGCTTCTGAAGATGAACCTGGGCAGAGAGAGCCAGGTTTGGTGAGAACAATGCACACCGATTTTAgctgggagagaagaaaggatggGGAAAGTTCAGATAATTCTAAAATGCAGAATTTTTGTTCTCACTGCACTTCGTCCTTAAGAAGTCTCCTTCACCAGGACATGTCTTTCTTAGTTACTAAACAGGCAATGTCAGTCTGAGCCACCACACAGCCGATCCCACTTAGAAAGTCCAATTTAGCACTGGGGCCAGcagtgaaagaaataaagagaagggaTTTCCAAGACAGCGTGTGTAATCCCTCGCATCACATAAACATTCACAGCTGCCCTGACAGCAACACCCCAGAGCACCAGAACGCTTTTTCTGAATGTGCACTTTCAGTTTCTTCTCTTACAGTCCCAAAACCGAGGTGGAGGGGGGAGCACTTGAGTGCCAAAGGATGCTCttgagagagggaaggaagcgCTAGCTACTGATTCCAGGAAGACCACTGGAGGTCAGCAAAGGGGGTCACAGACGGCCGAACTCAAGGAGTCATTTCTGTGCAAACAGATGTTTGAACACTGACACGACTTCTGGACTTCCCAAAGTCAATCTGGACACACGTTTCCTAGGTCTTTGCTTGGAGAGAGGTTCACCatttcctcagtctccaacccggCGCCCCCTCCCCTGCCCGAATCACTCACCAAAATGCCAATGGCTCGGTCACCTCCCTGCACAACCCCGATTGGCAGGGGCCACCTAGCCGCGCTCGTCGGGATCCCGGGGGAGCAGGGCTCCGGGGCAGCGGGAGAAACGCGAGTGGGCGGTCCCGGGCCTCGCAAGCCCCAGCGACGTCCTTATCTGGGCCTGGCGGGAGCGCGTCGCCGCACTGATAACCGCCCACCAGGGCCGCCCAGGCTCTGCGGCCGCTGCCAGGGGCCCGGAGCCCTGGAGAGGGGCGCGCTGGCACTGCGGGGACACGGGGCCGGGAAGGGCTCGACCCTCGCCTCCCCGGGGCGCGAGCGGCCGTCTCCCCTCCTCCCGCAGAAGCCACTGCGACGGCCGCCCCGCCGGCTCGCTCCTCCCCAGGTCCCTCCGGTCGGGGCGGGCCGAGGGGTCGCTCCGCCTGGCCCGGCGCCCCCCACCCACGCTGACCCGAGTGCCCGCCCCTCTGCGGGGGCCGCGGCCCCAAGGTCccagagatgggggagggggccAACGGGGGAGGTGTCGGGGGCTTAAAGAGAAAGAGGGGTCTTCCGGGCCGCGGCCACCGCTCCGGGCTACGCCCCCTCCTGGGACCTCGGCGAGAACTCTTCCCGGGGTCCCGGGTCCGGGAGAAAAACCTCGCGGTCGCGCTCCGCTCGGCCCCAAGGGAGCGGCGAAGAACCGGCGAGGAAAACGCCAGAGGGAGGCCCCTGGCGGTTCCAGCGGGGAGGGGGTCGGGGGTTAAACCGGAGCCCGCGTCCCAGACCTGGCGACGTCCCGCGTCTGGAGGGTGGCGACCCGCCAGCCCACCGGTCCCCTGCTCTCACTTGCCCCAGCCAGGGGCGCCACTTGGGACGTGAACTTCCAGGGCCAGCAAGCCGGAGCCAGAACCGCCGCTCCTCTGGTCCCGCCAACCCCGCACCCACGGTCGCAGGGGCCGATCGCGGCTGCAGGCGCGTCGGGTGCGGGGCTTCGCTCTCCCCGACGAGCAGGGACACCCACAGTCGTGGGGAAGCTCCCTCGGCCGGCCCGGATCCGACCCGCAGGCAGCCCGCAGGCGAGCCGGTTCTCCCGCTGCAGGTCCAGACCCGCGCGTCTTGGCCTCCAGCAAAGGGTCGCCGCCCTCTGCGGCCAGGAAGAGGTGGCCACCAAAGTCACCCGGGGTCGGGAACAGAAGGAGCTCGAGCCTCCCCCGTCCCCTCCAGCCTTCGCGGGGAGGCAGGAGAAAGGCAGACCGCGCGCCCCCCGCCGCCCGTCGCGGCTCCGAGTCCCCGCGGCCCCACCCCGCCCCCTGGGCCGGTGGGCTCGGCGCTCACTCACCGCGCCCGCGCCCGGCTCCCGCCGCAGCTGCAGCCGCGGTCTCCCGACGCCGCCGACTCCCGCGGGTCACTGCAGGCCCCGCCGCTCCAGGACCGCGAGGGGGCAGGGCGAGGCGGAGCGGGGCGGGGCGGAGCCGCTGCCTCAGGTAACAAAGCTGCGGACCGGGCTGCTCCCCGCGCCGGCCGCGAAGGGCAGCACGCCCTTTCCTGCTCGGCGGCCTCCCCCGCTCCCCTCCACCCTCTGGGCGCCGCCGACGCCGCCACCGCGCTCGCCTTCACCTGCCCCGGGCTCTCGGGTCTTGGAAGCCGCGCCGGCGAGCTGTTCCCGGCGCGCGAAGACGGATGCGGGCTGTGGAGGGAGGTCCGAGAGGGAGACGGAGATGGCGCGGCTTGGAGAGGAGCCGGGTGTCCTAGTGGAACGGGCGAGGGAGGCGCCACGCTGGCTTCTGAGCGGGCAAGCGGCTTCCACAAAGGAGCCTCTGCCGCAGCCTCCCGGACACCCTCCCCTgcgcacacgcgcgcgcacacaccgCACACACTTCAGCAAGCACGCACACCCTCCAGCACACTCACGCATCCCCGCGCGCCGCAGAGCCTCTTTCTCCCTGGAGCATTGGGCAGCACTCGGAGGACTGTCCCAGCCCGGTGGCCGAACTTTGGCGGGCCCGAGCTTCCCCAGCGGTCTGCCCCTTCCTGGGGCCTGCCAACCTGTaagtttgtagttttttttttttttttttaaatctcaatgaTGGTAACAGAGGAAACTTTGCGTTTTATTAAAAACAGAGCAGAAAGCAAAAGTCTCTTCCAGGCCTGGTGGAACGGACTGACGCGGTCTGGGGagcactcctcctgctcttcactGGGGGAAACAGAGAAATCagtttaatctcttttttttcccctccagtgACTTGTGACGCCAGGCAGGAGAAGCGAGTCGTCAAAGAAAACTCACCGGGCAGATCGGCTGGCGGAAGTCAGCTGCCGGTGGGGAGGCGCCCTCTGCGGGGATGAGGTCATCGCCACCTTTGACTCGGTGATCCCAGATAACCGACCAGGCTTTTCCAGGCTCAGGTGCCTGGGGacttcctccttctccacctgGTCCCCGGTGCCTGAACCCAAAGGACAGAATTCCTCGCATGCTCCTTggatagaaaaagaggaactagTAGTGTAAACCAAGCGACCAACCCACTAGACCCCAAACCTGCTCACCAGTAGCCCGTTTCTTGGTCGTGGGTCGGGTGTACACTCCGAAAGGGATGCTAGTAAGTTCATGGAAAGGCTCGAGAGTCGGAAAAGGTGATTAAAGACAGCCTGTGTTTTACACTGATATTAATCCCAAATGAATATTGACTCAAGTGGCAAAAGTGGACCGACAGGGTGCCACAAGTGAGGGGCGGTTGGCATCCTCtacctttctttctctgctgCGAGGGGGGTCCACACCTGCTGCCTGGTCCCACTCCTCCAGC
This genomic interval from Ictidomys tridecemlineatus isolate mIctTri1 chromosome 9, mIctTri1.hap1, whole genome shotgun sequence contains the following:
- the LOC144366478 gene encoding uncharacterized protein LOC144366478; the protein is MPMARSPPCTTPIGRGHLAALVGIPGEQGSGAAGETRVGGPGPRKPQRRPYLGLAGARRRTDNRPPGPPRLCGRCQGPGALERGALALRGHGAGKGSTLASPGRERPSPLLPQKPLRRPPRRLAPPQVPPVGAGRGVAPPGPAPPTHADPSARPSAGAAAPRERGVFRAAATAPGYAPSWDLGENSSRGPGSGRKTSRSRSARPQGSGEEPARKTPEGGPWRFQRGGGRGLNRSPRPRPGDVPRLEGGDPPAHRSPALTCPSQGRHLGRELPGPASRSQNRRSSGPANPAPTVAGADRGCRRVGCGASLSPTSRDTHSRGEAPSAGPDPTRRQPAGEPVLPLQVQTRASWPPAKGRRPLRPGRGGHQSHPGSGTEGARASPVPSSLRGEAGERQTARPPPPVAAPSPRGPTPPPGPVGSALTHRARARLPPQLQPRSPDAADSRGSLQAPPLQDREGAGRGGAGRGGAAASGNKAADRAAPRAGREGQHALSCSAASPAPLHPLGAADAATALAFTCPGLSGLGSRAGELFPAREDGCGLWREVREGDGDGAAWRGAGCPSGTGEGGATLASERASGFHKGASAAASRTPSPAHTRAHTPHTLQQARTPSSTLTHPRAPQSLFLPGALGSTRRTVPARWPNFGGPELPQRSAPSWGLPTLTCDARQEKRVVKENSPGRSAGGSQLPVGRRPLRG